From the genome of Monomorium pharaonis isolate MP-MQ-018 chromosome 1, ASM1337386v2, whole genome shotgun sequence:
aatttaatattagaaaaagaggaagataTAAGAGAAGATTTAAAGGAAGATATTAAAGAAACTTCTtcgtttttaaagaaaaatattaacagaAGAGCTAACAGAAATCATCAGAATCCAGAACTGGGGAAGGATGTACGGAGAAGTTCACGATTACTGGAGAAAAATATTGAggacaatttattattagtaaagaagaatattcaagaaaaagcatcagttaaaaaagaagaattagtcaaaatacattataatcatAGCAGTTTTTTATTGACGAAAGAGGAaaacaataaagatattaataaaagttttttgttaCCAAAGAAAAATGATGAAGATTATTTATTGACGACAGATCTCAAAAAGGGcaatggaaaaaatttattgtcgtCAAATAAGAATATCCAGAGAAATAAAACTAATGGGATTTCTCAATTGACAGTGGAAAATGTTGAAGAAactaaattattcttaaagaaGTATGTTCAAGAGAATCCGTCATTGATAAGAAGTAATACTGAAATAAGtacacatttaataaataaaaatgtggatgataattcattattatatacaacagataagacattattatatacaacaaaaaagaatattttgattGATCCGCTAATGCAATTGACAAAAAAAGACATTCGAGAGAATTTAAACTTGTCAGAAAGTGTCTTTGAAGAAGACATattcttattagaaaaaaattctgagaaaaCTCTGAAGTTAACAGTTAAAAGTTCCTTATTATCACAGAGAAAAGACATTTCTAATGATCCAAAATTACTATtaacagaaataattattcaagcTGATTCTTTATTGACGAAGAATCTTATTTCTTCAACTGGGAAagacatttttatagtttcacaattaataaaaagggaTATccccaaaaatttatttttgacaaaaaacttgtattgtcctaataaaaaagtcatttttttagCTAAGCGAGACGTTTTTTTGttagaagaagaaagagaagcagACATTCTTGAAGAGAAtgtattattgcaattaaaaagaaacattgtCCAGAATAAATTCCCTGTGAAAGAACCTTGCTTTATAAGTGAAGAAGATATTTTAACTGGgaaggaagaagagagaagaaagactATTTATGACAATCCTTCATTAAACAAAAACTCGTGTTTAACAGTTGTTGACGATCAAGCAGTATACTTTACACCTACTTTAAGAGTCAAGCAAGTCAGAactgatttaataaattcttcttATCAATCATTTATCATTCAGAGACGTTTTCCAAAAGACATTCAACGAAAGGCTCTTCAGGAATCTGAAAAGAAAGTGCAAAAAGGAAGCAATGATATCTACAAAGTAAAGCGGTCACCTCCACCGAAGGAAAACTGGCCGGGTCAAGAGTTAACGGGATTTGATAACAGCGGGTCAACCGATAAACATGATTCGATCGTGAAATGTAAACTTATGGTTTCAGATCACTTTGCGAAACGTCAGTCGATCGTGAAACCATCTAAAGAGCATATTAAGATCTTCAAGATTTCCTCTTGTCCTGAACAACTAACAAATATCTTCGAAAAACTTTCATCAGTCGACTCTATCGTTAAAGGTGTACCAGAATATacagattttgaaaaagacaAGAAGAACACGAGGAATCcagcaattaaaataaagggCTTTGATGAAAACTTGAAACGTCAAATCGTCAAAGTGCAGGAGTCCAAAAAAGCATTGAAGAAATCGATTGTTCAGACAAAAAGTTCTGAAGAAATTTTGACGAATCAAATTACTGAGGAagatgttaataatttatttaacttaaaaataaataataactttgaaACTTTATATCATCAGCAATTAATTCAAAGAGATTccaaaaactgtttttatctTCGAAATCAACAAGTTGATAATTCTATAGATCCACGATTGCTATTAATAGTATGTTCTAAAGAAGATCTGGAAAAAAGATACATCTCGAAGATTAAAGATTCAATTACAAAGATAAAAGACcccaaaacaatttttagaaaaccGTCCGTCAAGATACATACCAATGATTCAGCGAagataatcaataattttgaaatttttagtcAACAATTGTTCCAGAAATCTTCCATTATTACAGAGCGTCGATCAGATAATTCACAGTTGCCATTGATTGAGCAGAAATTATTGGAAAGTGAGAAGAAACGTAGATCAATTGGCAAGAGactctataaaaatttcacaatGAGATTAAACGTCAAATTTATTCGTATTCGTGATAAGTTAGTGCTATGCCTAAGTGCACTCGCCATCGTGTTCACATTGCTGTTGGTGATGGATTTGCAGATGGACTTGGGTTACAGCGGCCACCATTTGAATCCCAGCCACGCTCGAATTCGAATCGGCGATCCACCGGACGCCGACACCgtctacaataattttcgtcGGAAGTTTCTTCAACGCGGTAACGGCAGTCGCGAACAGACTAATAGCGACGTAACGCCCATTGTTGAAAAATCCAGGAAAAACGAGGTAATGCCATTGTCGTCGACGATGAGAAAGCACGACGATTTCACGGATTTAGTAAACTTGATGGTGAACGGTGCGGTGAACGTTGACGAGGGAGTAGCAAGAATTAGCGGAGAGGATCGAGAATATAATCCGACGATCGGAGAATTGCGAAAGATGACTTTGAAGTAAGtaacaaaattgattaaatatttttcttgaatacTTATAGTGTAtactgtataataatattataaaaattataaaagcattatacattaataggaagattttgttaatttaaattttgctaaattttttaaacttgaatattaatttattaatatttaattgtattaactAAAGTATACCAActagaatattaaaagttattaaaaaataaaaaataaatttttgatacacTGAGAAATAgttatattcttaaattcttaaatccattattaaatttttccagtttaacttaatatattaaatacataaaaatattttaattgaaaagatttaattaattggaaaatttaagAAGATAACTACTATATAATCctactatataaaaaatttatatttttataactaatatttggaaaaaagttaaaaaggagaaattatattttgtaagaaataaaatccgtgtgcatgtgtgcgtgtgtgtgtgtgtgtgtgtgtgaagaGATGagatacatatgtatattacattatatttttatttaaaaaatcttttttatgcaatgttcaatttttttatttaattatattaaatatttttaatttttattttatttatatttatttatatttattaaatatttatatttaattatacagaatatttataatttttagtaaaataaaacggttttactaaatatttatttataaatttgaaatatttattctaagcTTAATTGATTCtaacttgttattttttaaattataaataaattaaaaatttgttgtgtcttttaaaatattttttgttgttaatatat
Proteins encoded in this window:
- the LOC105833721 gene encoding uncharacterized protein LOC105833721 isoform X2, whose translation is MQLTKKDIRENLNLSESVFEEDIFLLEKNSEKTLKLTVKSSLLSQRKDISNDPKLLLTEIIIQADSLLTKNLISSTGKDIFIVSQLIKRDIPKNLFLTKNLYCPNKKVIFLAKRDVFLLEEEREADILEENVLLQLKRNIVQNKFPVKEPCFISEEDILTGKEEERRKTIYDNPSLNKNSCLTVVDDQAVYFTPTLRVKQVRTDLINSSYQSFIIQRRFPKDIQRKALQESEKKVQKGSNDIYKVKRSPPPKENWPGQELTGFDNSGSTDKHDSIVKCKLMVSDHFAKRQSIVKPSKEHIKIFKISSCPEQLTNIFEKLSSVDSIVKGVPEYTDFEKDKKNTRNPAIKIKGFDENLKRQIVKVQESKKALKKSIVQTKSSEEILTNQITEEDVNNLFNLKINNNFETLYHQQLIQRDSKNCFYLRNQQVDNSIDPRLLLIVCSKEDLEKRYISKIKDSITKIKDPKTIFRKPSVKIHTNDSAKIINNFEIFSQQLFQKSSIITERRSDNSQLPLIEQKLLESEKKRRSIGKRLYKNFTMRLNVKFIRIRDKLVLCLSALAIVFTLLLVMDLQMDLGYSGHHLNPSHARIRIGDPPDADTVYNNFRRKFLQRGNGSREQTNSDVTPIVEKSRKNEVMPLSSTMRKHDDFTDLVNLMVNGAVNVDEGVARISGEDREYNPTIGELRKMTLKINSTTLEKFHLHISRLELYSKDSKYVDQLLHEMATKPILHVVQKDGGTQLKLVIDYGDSMQALFKPMRFPREQQTLPNHFYFTDFERHTAEIASFHLDRLLGFRRAMPVSGRTLNVTTEIYQIADGELLKTFFVSPAGNLCFHGKCSYYCDTAHAVCGSPDTLEGSFAAFLPDKTFAARKAWRHPWRRSYHKRKKAQWEHDSDYCSLVREIPPYDEGRRLLDLIDMAVFDFLTGNMDRHHYETFRIFGNDSFTLHLDHGRGFGKPFHDETSILAPLLQCCIIRQTTLSTLLRFHNGPMRLSTAMRQSMARDPVTPVLWEPHLDALDRRIGIVLQAVRDCIARENSSQQVVHSDKIDSKL
- the LOC105833721 gene encoding uncharacterized protein LOC105833721 isoform X1, translated to MQLTKKDIRENLNLSESVFEEDIFLLEKNSEKTLKLTVKSSLLSQRKDISNDPKLLLTEIIIQADSLLTKNLISSTGKDIFIVSQLIKRDIPKNLFLTKNLYCPNKKVIFLAKRDVFLLEEEREADILEENVLLQLKRNIVQNKFPVKEPCFISEEDILTGKEEERRKTIYDNPSLNKNSCLTVVDDQAVYFTPTLRVKQVRTDLINSSYQSFIIQRRFPKDIQRKALQESEKKVQKGSNDIYKVKRSPPPKENWPGQELTGFDNSGSTDKHDSIVKCKLMVSDHFAKRQSIVKPSKEHIKIFKISSCPEQLTNIFEKLSSVDSIVKGVPEYTDFEKDKKNTRNPAIKIKGFDENLKRQIVKVQESKKALKKSIVQTKSSEEILTNQITEEDVNNLFNLKINNNFETLYHQQLIQRDSKNCFYLRNQQVDNSIDPRLLLIVCSKEDLEKRYISKIKDSITKIKDPKTIFRKPSVKIHTNDSAKIINNFEIFSQQLFQKSSIITERRSDNSQLPLIEQKLLESEKKRRSIGKRLYKNFTMRLNVKFIRIRDKLVLCLSALAIVFTLLLVMDLQMDLGYSGHHLNPSHARIRIGDPPDADTVYNNFRRKFLQRGNGSREQTNSDVTPIVEKSRKNEVMPLSSTMRKHDDFTDLVNLMVNGAVNVDEGVARISGEDREYNPTIGELRKMTLKINSTTLEKFHLHISRLELYSKDSKYVDQLLHEMATKPILHVVQKDGGTQLKLVIDYGDSMQALFKPMRFPREQQTLPNHFYFTDFERHTAEIASFHLDRLLGFRRAMPVSGRTLNVTTEIYQIADGELLKTFFVSPAGNLCFHGKCSYYCDTAHAVCGSPDTLEGSFAAFLPDKTFAARKAWRHPWRRSYHKRKKAQWEHDSDYCSLVREIPPYDEGRRLLDLIDMAVFDFLTGNMDRHHYETFRIFGNDSFTLHLDHGRGFGKPFHDETSILAPLLQCCIIRQTTLSTLLRRDRI